The Cytobacillus firmus genome segment GCTTTTAGCTGGAGGAATCGGCAGTTTGAGCATTTAGCCTGAAATACGTGCTTTCAATCGGCCTGGAAAGATGAGGCTGAACAATTTTTACAGCTTCCATTAATTGATCCAGATTAACATTGGTTTCAATTCCCATGCGCTCAAGCATATAAACAACATCTTCTGTTGCAGCGTTGCCTGCAGCTCCAGGGGCGAATGGGCATCCGCCAAGTCCGCCGGCGGATGTGTCAAACCGGTCAACACCTGCCTGCAGGGCTGCAAAAATATTTGTAAGGGCCATTTTTCTTGTGTCGTGGAAGTGTGCAGTGATAAGGGTATTAGGAAACTCTGCTTTCAAACGGGAAAATAGCCCATATGATTCATGGGGAGCAGCCATCCCAATCGTATCTGCCACGCTTAATTCATCAGCTCCTGCCTCTGTAAATTGACGGCATAGCCTAACTGTATCTTCAGGATTGATGGCTCCT includes the following:
- a CDS encoding hydroxymethylglutaryl-CoA lyase, encoding MTLAFPDKVTIIEVGPRDGLQNEKSFVPTEVKKDFIKSLKNAGLTELELTSFVSPKWVPQMGDAAEITADCLGADTRDIVLAPNRKGIDRVYMTDCRAVAVFVGVSNTFNKKNINKTTPESMDELKPIIGELKEKGYFVRACISTAFYCPYEGAINPEDTVRLCRQFTEAGADELSVADTIGMAAPHESYGLFSRLKAEFPNTLITAHFHDTRKMALTNIFAALQAGVDRFDTSAGGLGGCPFAPGAAGNAATEDVVYMLERMGIETNVNLDQLMEAVKIVQPHLSRPIESTYFRLNAQTADSSS